From the genome of Populus trichocarpa isolate Nisqually-1 chromosome 15, P.trichocarpa_v4.1, whole genome shotgun sequence, one region includes:
- the LOC18105669 gene encoding uncharacterized protein LOC18105669 isoform X1, with the protein MSRFNRRVQIPDLQLPKYDDAEEEGDYSDNNGVARLTTTGSNVSDDQEPVMGVKVLRQASRHRDIKGDYLDVPSHSYLMKIFQKQGDKQVLFADKVLKFTASGKMKHRILLITDFALYIIDPETNALKRRIALAAVEKTCLSDLSDNFLAIIIPKEYDLLMASTRKTEIVAVLVEATKSASDFELEVVFSNSFEYNADAELVKEIQFEEVEGGVKTRITRK; encoded by the exons ATGAGCAGATTCAACCGGCGAGTCCAAATCCCCGATTTACAACTCCCCAAATACGACGatgcagaagaagaaggagattaTAGTGATAATAATGGAGTAGCGCGATTAACAACAACAGGGAGCAATGTGAGTGACGATCAAGAACCAGTCATGGGTGTTAAAGTTCTAAGACAAGCTTCGCGTCATAGAGATATTAAAGGGGATTATCTTGATGTTCCTTCCCATTCGTACTTGATGAAGATTTTTCAGAAACAAG GTGATAAGCAAGTTCTCTTTGCTGATAAAGTTTTGAAATTCACTGCTTCAGGAAAGATGAAACACCGCATATTGTTAATAACTGACTTTGCCCTTTACATTATTGACCCGGAGACTAATGCGCTTAAACGACGAATAGCTCTGGCAGCTGTAGAAAAGACATGTTTGAGTGACTTAAGTGATAATTTCCTTGCAATTATCATTCCAAAAGAGTATGATCTTCTCATGGCCAGCACTAGAAAGACTGAAATAGTTGCAGTGTTAGTTGAAGCTACCAAGAGTGCTTCTGACTTTGAACTTGAGGTGGTTTTTTCCAATAG CTTTGAGTATAATGCAGATGCTGAATTGGTAAAGGAAATCCAGTTCGAGGAAGTTGAAG GAGGAGTTAAAACCAGAATCACGAGGAAATGA
- the LOC18105669 gene encoding uncharacterized protein LOC18105669 isoform X2, producing MSRFNRRVQIPDLQLPKYDDAEEEGDYSDNNGVARLTTTGSNVSDDQEPVMGVKVLRQASRHRDIKGDYLDVPSHSYLMKIFQKQGDKQVLFADKVLKFTASGKMKHRILLITDFALYIIDPETNALKRRIALAAVEKTCLSDLSDNFLAIIIPKEYDLLMASTRKTEIVAVLVEATKSASDFELEVVFSNSFEYNADAELVKEIQFEEVEGTHYYIVIG from the exons ATGAGCAGATTCAACCGGCGAGTCCAAATCCCCGATTTACAACTCCCCAAATACGACGatgcagaagaagaaggagattaTAGTGATAATAATGGAGTAGCGCGATTAACAACAACAGGGAGCAATGTGAGTGACGATCAAGAACCAGTCATGGGTGTTAAAGTTCTAAGACAAGCTTCGCGTCATAGAGATATTAAAGGGGATTATCTTGATGTTCCTTCCCATTCGTACTTGATGAAGATTTTTCAGAAACAAG GTGATAAGCAAGTTCTCTTTGCTGATAAAGTTTTGAAATTCACTGCTTCAGGAAAGATGAAACACCGCATATTGTTAATAACTGACTTTGCCCTTTACATTATTGACCCGGAGACTAATGCGCTTAAACGACGAATAGCTCTGGCAGCTGTAGAAAAGACATGTTTGAGTGACTTAAGTGATAATTTCCTTGCAATTATCATTCCAAAAGAGTATGATCTTCTCATGGCCAGCACTAGAAAGACTGAAATAGTTGCAGTGTTAGTTGAAGCTACCAAGAGTGCTTCTGACTTTGAACTTGAGGTGGTTTTTTCCAATAG CTTTGAGTATAATGCAGATGCTGAATTGGTAAAGGAAATCCAGTTCGAGGAAGTTGAAG GTACCCACTATTACATAGTAATCGGGTAA
- the LOC18105669 gene encoding uncharacterized protein LOC18105669 isoform X3 — protein MSRFNRRVQIPDLQLPKYDDAEEEGDYSDNNGVARLTTTGSNVSDDQEPVMGVKVLRQASRHRDIKGDYLDVPSHSYLMKIFQKQGKMKHRILLITDFALYIIDPETNALKRRIALAAVEKTCLSDLSDNFLAIIIPKEYDLLMASTRKTEIVAVLVEATKSASDFELEVVFSNSFEYNADAELVKEIQFEEVEGGVKTRITRK, from the exons ATGAGCAGATTCAACCGGCGAGTCCAAATCCCCGATTTACAACTCCCCAAATACGACGatgcagaagaagaaggagattaTAGTGATAATAATGGAGTAGCGCGATTAACAACAACAGGGAGCAATGTGAGTGACGATCAAGAACCAGTCATGGGTGTTAAAGTTCTAAGACAAGCTTCGCGTCATAGAGATATTAAAGGGGATTATCTTGATGTTCCTTCCCATTCGTACTTGATGAAGATTTTTCAGAAACAAG GAAAGATGAAACACCGCATATTGTTAATAACTGACTTTGCCCTTTACATTATTGACCCGGAGACTAATGCGCTTAAACGACGAATAGCTCTGGCAGCTGTAGAAAAGACATGTTTGAGTGACTTAAGTGATAATTTCCTTGCAATTATCATTCCAAAAGAGTATGATCTTCTCATGGCCAGCACTAGAAAGACTGAAATAGTTGCAGTGTTAGTTGAAGCTACCAAGAGTGCTTCTGACTTTGAACTTGAGGTGGTTTTTTCCAATAG CTTTGAGTATAATGCAGATGCTGAATTGGTAAAGGAAATCCAGTTCGAGGAAGTTGAAG GAGGAGTTAAAACCAGAATCACGAGGAAATGA
- the LOC18105668 gene encoding probable inactive receptor kinase At4g23740 produces MNMNKGLFFILCAFLFFGAVFLPTTADPVEDKKALLYFLHNIHLSRPVNWKESTSVCNNWTGVSCSNDHSRVTALVLPGVGFRGPIPPNTLRRLSAIQILSLGSNGISGSFPYDELSKLKNLTILFLQSNNFSGPLPSDFSVWNNLTILNLSNNGFNGSFPPSISNLTHLTSLNLANNSLSGNIPDINVSSLQQLELANNNFTGSVPKSLQRFPSSAFSGNILSSENALPPALPVHPPSSQPSKKSSKLREPAILGIALGGCVLGFVVIAVLMVLCRFKKNREGGLATKKKESSLKKTASKSQEQNNRLFFFEHCSLAFDLEDLLRASAEVLGKGTFGIAYKAALEDASTVVVKRLKEVTVPKKEFEQQMIVAGSIRHANVSPLRAYYYSKDERLMVYDFYEEGSVSSMLHGKRGEGHTPIDWETRLKIAIGAARGIAHVHTQNGGKLVHGNIKSSNIFLNSQGYGCVSDIGLASLMSPVPPPMMRAAGYRAPEVTDSRKAAHASDVYSYGVLLLELLTGKSPMHATGGDEVVHLVRWVNSVVREEWTAEVFDLELLRYPNIEEEMVEMLQIGMACVVRMPEQRPKMPDVVKMVEEIRRLSTDDRPSTESKLEIAVATPSPQTTEVASTSSAQQ; encoded by the exons ATGAACATGAACAAGGGCCTGTTCTTCATTTTATGtgcttttctcttctttggAGCAGTTTTCTTGCCAACCACCGCTGACCCGGTTGAAGATAAGAAAGCTTTATTATATTTCCTTCACAATATTCATCTCTCTCGCCCTGTCAATTGGAAGGAGAGCACTTCTGTGTGCAATAACTGGACTGGAGTGTCCTGTAGCAATGATCACTCTAGAGTTACAGCCCTCGTGTTGCCAGGAGTAGGATTTCGTGGCCCAATTCCACCCAACACTCTTAGGCGTTTGTCAGCAATTCAGATCCTGAGCCTCGGATCTAATGGTATATCAGGTTCTTTCCCTTATGATGAACTATCCAAACTCAAGAACTTAaccatcctttttcttcaatccAACAACTTCTCTGGCCCATTGCCTTCAGATTTCTCAGTTTGGAATAATCTCACAATTCTTAATCTTTCCAATAATGGCTTCAATGGGAGCTTTCCTCCTTCAATATCAAATTTGACCCACCTCACATCTTTGAACCTTGCTAACAACTCCCTTTCAGGCAATATTCCTGATATAAATGTCTCTAGTTTGCAACAGCTAGAATTAGCCAACAATAATTTTACTGGAAGTGTGCCCAAGTCTCTTCAAAGATTTCCAAGTTCTGCATTTTCTGGTAACATTCTTTCATCAGAAAATGCCCTTCCTCCTGCTCTTCCAGTTCATCCACCAAGTTCTCAACCATcaaaaaaatcctcaaaactAAGGGAACCTGCAATCCTGGGGATTGCTCTAGGTGGCTGTGTACTTGGGTTTGTGGTTATTGCTGTGTTGATGGTTTTGTGCCGCTTTAAGAAAAATAGGGAAGGTGGGTTAgcaacaaagaagaaagaatcgTCTTTGAAGAAAACAGCTTCAAAGAGCCAAGAGCAGAACAACAGGCTATTTTTCTTCGAGCATTGTAGTCTTGCATTTGACTTGGAGGACTTGTTGAGAGCATCTGCAGAGGTGCTTGGGAAGGGAACGTTTGGAATAGCTTATAAGGCCGCGCTCGAGGATGCATCCACAGTGGTGGTGAAGAGGTTGAAGGAAGTGACTGTGCCCAAAAAGGAGTTTGAGCAGCAAATGATTGTGGCTGGGAGTATTAGGCATGCGAATGTGTCTCCACTAAGGGCATATTACTATTCCAAGGATGAGAGACTTATGGTCTATGATTTCTATGAAGAGGGCAGTGTGTCTTCAATGCTACATG GTAAGAGAGGGGAGGGCCACACTCCTATAGACTGGGAAACAAGGCTGAAGATCGCAATTGGTGCAGCAAGGGGCATTGCTCATGTCCACACGCAGAATGGTGGCAAACTTGTCCATGGAAACATAAAATCCTCAAACATTTTCCTCAATTCCCAAGGATATGGCTGTGTGTCCGATATCGGTTTGGCATCACTGATGAGCCCAGTGCCCCCACCAATGATGAGGGCTGCAGGCTATCGAGCCCCAGAAGTAACAGACAGTAGGAAAGCAGCCCATGCATCTGATGTCTACAGTTATGGGGTCTTGCTACTTGAGCTTCTCACAGGAAAATCTCCCATGCACGCCACAGGTGGTGATGAAGTTGTTCACTTGGTGAGGTGGGTGAATTCTGTGGTAAGAGAGGAGTGGACTGCTGAAGTATTTGATTTAGAGCTCTTAAGGTATCCCAATATTGAGGAGGAAATGGTAGAGATGTTACAAATAGGAATGGCTTGTGTGGTGAGGATGCCAGAGCAGAGACCCAAAATGCCTGATGTGGTGAAAATGGTGGAGGAAATTCGGAGACTAAGCACCGACGACCGGCCATCCACTGAAAGTAAATTAGAAATTGCAGTCGCAACCCCATCACCACAGACAACTGAAGTAGCTTCTACCTCTTCAGCTCAACAGTAA